One segment of Thermodesulfovibrio sp. 3907-1M DNA contains the following:
- a CDS encoding proline--tRNA ligase, translated as MRYSKLFIPTMREIPSGINAISHILMLKAGYVRQLAAGLFIFLPLGWRVLNKINTILKEEMEKIGAQEISMPILHPAEIWQQTGRWYSIKEEMFRLKDRTGRDMCLGMTHEEIMAWIASKEIKSYRQLPQIWYQIQTKLRDEARPRGGVLRTREFIMKDSYSFDIDWEGLDRNYKLHAEAYHRIFTRCGLKYFQVESDPGIMGDMESHEFMAPTPAGEDDIVLCDHCGYAANIEIAKSQLSTLSHLNMEYKEVHTPQKKSVKEVAEFLGLDERYFIKTLLVISEKNEPVIVMLRGDQELNEKKLSRIIGEFSFATPEQALEILGVEPGFIGPTGHKIKKIADISIQKGLAYVSGANKKDYHLQGIVPGEHFDAQWMDIRKVKDKDNCPKCGSSLRIEKAIEVGNIFKLGTKYSEPLNAYFLDKDGKEKPIIMGSYGIGPARVAAAAIEQNHDADGIIWPKSIAPFDIEIIPLNMNSGTIQIAEELYEKITEIYNSFADRHMEVLIDDRDERPGVKFKDADLIGIPIQVIVGEKGLKENKIEIKKRRTKETKKVPVNKAVVEIVNTYYETY; from the coding sequence ATGAGATACTCTAAATTATTTATTCCCACTATGAGAGAAATTCCATCTGGAATTAATGCTATATCTCATATTTTAATGCTTAAAGCAGGATATGTAAGACAACTTGCAGCTGGATTGTTCATTTTTTTGCCTCTTGGATGGCGAGTTTTAAATAAAATTAACACAATTCTTAAAGAAGAAATGGAAAAAATTGGTGCTCAAGAGATTTCAATGCCTATTCTTCACCCAGCTGAAATATGGCAACAGACAGGCAGATGGTATTCCATAAAAGAAGAAATGTTCAGACTTAAAGATAGAACTGGTAGAGATATGTGTCTTGGTATGACTCATGAAGAGATTATGGCGTGGATAGCTTCAAAGGAAATAAAATCTTACAGACAGTTACCACAAATATGGTATCAGATTCAAACGAAATTAAGGGATGAAGCAAGACCTCGTGGGGGCGTTTTAAGAACAAGAGAATTCATCATGAAAGACAGTTATAGTTTTGATATTGACTGGGAGGGACTGGATAGAAATTATAAACTTCATGCAGAAGCTTATCACAGAATTTTTACAAGATGTGGTTTAAAATACTTTCAAGTTGAATCAGACCCTGGAATAATGGGAGATATGGAATCCCATGAGTTTATGGCTCCAACGCCTGCTGGCGAGGATGATATTGTTTTATGTGACCACTGTGGTTATGCAGCTAATATTGAAATTGCCAAGTCTCAGTTATCTACCCTATCACATTTAAATATGGAGTATAAAGAAGTTCATACTCCTCAAAAAAAATCAGTAAAAGAGGTAGCGGAATTCTTAGGTTTAGATGAAAGATATTTTATCAAAACTCTTCTTGTTATATCTGAAAAAAATGAGCCTGTAATTGTTATGCTGAGAGGAGACCAGGAACTTAATGAAAAAAAGCTTTCAAGAATTATCGGAGAATTCAGCTTTGCCACACCTGAACAGGCATTGGAGATTCTTGGAGTAGAACCTGGATTTATTGGACCAACAGGGCATAAAATTAAAAAAATTGCTGATATCTCAATTCAAAAAGGTCTTGCGTATGTTTCAGGTGCAAATAAAAAAGATTACCATCTTCAAGGAATTGTTCCCGGAGAACACTTTGATGCCCAATGGATGGATATAAGAAAAGTTAAAGATAAAGATAATTGTCCAAAGTGTGGAAGCTCTTTAAGAATTGAAAAAGCAATTGAAGTAGGAAATATATTTAAACTCGGCACAAAATACTCTGAACCACTGAATGCTTATTTCCTGGATAAAGATGGCAAAGAAAAGCCAATTATTATGGGAAGTTATGGTATAGGACCTGCAAGAGTTGCTGCTGCAGCAATAGAACAGAATCATGATGCCGATGGAATAATATGGCCTAAGAGCATAGCTCCTTTTGATATAGAAATTATTCCTCTTAACATGAATTCTGGAACAATTCAAATTGCAGAGGAATTATATGAAAAAATTACTGAAATTTATAATAGCTTCGCAGACAGACATATGGAAGTTTTAATTGATGACAGGGACGAACGTCCAGGGGTTAAGTTTAAAGATGCTGACCTCATCGGAATACCTATTCAGGTTATAGTTGGAGAAAAGGGACTTAAGGAAAATAAGATTGAAATTAAGAAAAGAAGAACTAAAGAAACTAAAAAAGTTCCCGTAAATAAAGCTGTTGTTGAGATTGTTAATACTTATTATGAAACATACTGA